The genomic region GATCATGGGTGCAGCACATAGATGATAAGCGACCTCTACCTCTGTCACTACTTCAATGCCTAACGCCAGAGCTTGCTGCACTGGAGCAGCATGGTATGGGATGCCGGGATTTTTGACGACCAGCTTCACATCACTGTGAATCAGATCATCCGGATGTCCTCCGCATACAACAGAAATTCCCAAAGCCTCCAATTCGGAAGCTTCGGGACACTGTTCTCTCTCTTTTTTATCATTCACTGTAACCTTCGCTCCGGCACGATCCAGCACTTTGGCAACTTGCACGCCACTTTTGGCCAATCCGAGCACGACTACTTGTTGTCCGCGATATGATTCAGGATGGTTCATGATCTACAACCCCTTGTTGAGATAAAGTCCAAGAGCGGCCAAAATTGCGCCTACCGCCCAAAAGGTAATAACAACCCGCCATTCTGACCAACCACTTAATTCAAAGTGATGGTGAATAGGGCTCATTTTGAATACACGCTTGCCGCGAGTCTTGAATGATACCACTTGAATGATGACAGACAGGATCTCGATGACAAAAATACCGCCAATGATAACAAATAGAAGCTCTGTTTTGGTTACAATCGCTACCGCACCAATTGCACCGCCAATCCCCAGAGAACCTGTGTCTCCCATAAACACTTTGGCCGGATGTGCGTTATATACCAGAAAACCAAGCACGGCTCCGATCATCGCTGCTGCACACACGGCAGCCGGCATCGACGTGGCTTGCATCGCCACAATGGCAAATGCCCCAAACGCAATTGCACTTACCCCGGATAGTAAACCATCCAAACCATCGGTAAAGTTAACCGCATTGGTGATGGCAAGCATCATGAATACGACAAACGGATAATAGAACCATCCGGTCCAGTCGAACGAGAATGACGTACCCGGAATAGAAATGGCTGTGCTATGTCCATTCTGGATCAGCAAGAAACACATCACTGCACTGAAGAACAATTGGCCCAGCATTTTTTGTCTGGCCGTCAGTCCGAGCGAACGTTTGAACACAATTTTGATGTAGTCATCCAGGAAACCTATCAGCCCAAATCCCAGCGTAGCCACGAGCAAGACATAAAAGTCTGTATTCTTGACTGCCGAAAATTTCAAAAAGGCCAATGTGAATGCAACTAAAATGACGACGCCACCCATTGTAGGTGTTCCGCTTTTTTTCAAATGGCTCTGAGGTCCATCTTCCCTAACCTGCTGTCCGAATTTCATTCTTCGTAACAGCGGAATCAGGAGCGGTGCGGCAATCACCGCCAGAATAAATGAAACGCCGATTGTTAACAGTAATACCTGAAAATCCATGGGTTCACCCCTCTAGTCTACTCGATTCTGTAATGGTGCTATTTGTAGTGCTTCGACCACGTCCTCCAGCTTCATGCCTCTTGAGGCTTTGAACAAGACAACGTCTCTGGGATGTAGTTTCTCCAGTAGATAACGGGTCATTTCTTCTTTATCTATAAAAGCATGCACAGCCTCTGCCGGCATTTGCTTTCTTGCTCCTTCAGCAATATTAGCTGATAGCGGACCATATACCAGCACCATGTCCATTTTGGCAGGTGTGATATACTCTCCGATTCCATAATGCAGATCCTGCTCCTGAGGACCAAGTTCAAGCATATCACCAAGCACAGCCACTTTCATACGGTATCCTTTCAGACCTTCCAATACATCGATTGCGGCCTTCATGGAGGTTGGACTTGCATTGTATGCATCATTCAGCAGGGTCAGACCACTAACACCTTGCGTAACCTCAATGCGCATGCCTGTCAGTTTCAAGCGGGACAATCCCGCAGCAATCTGTTCCGTAATCACTCCAAAATGACGGGCTACAGCGAGGGCAGCCAGACAGTTAACGACATTATGCGTTCCCAGCAGAGGGAGCGTAAATGCATGATCTCCATACTGTTTGGTAGTGAAAACAACCCCGTTCTGCGCATTCATGAGTCCCGTAGGATAGTCATCATTATCGGTCTCAAGACCAAATGTAAACCGCTGCAATCCTTTTGGTTGTTTCGTTGCGGGTTCTTCAAGAACTTGTGCAATTAAAGGCTCGTCTCCGTTGTAGATCAGTAACCCGTCCGCTTTCATTCCCGCTGCAATCTCGGATTTGGCTCTGGCAATCTCCAATCTCGACCCCAGTTGCAGCAGATGAGATTCCCCAATATTGGTGATGACCGCTACATCAGGCTGCGCAATAACCGACAAATCGTTAATTTCCCCGCGACCACTCATGCCCATCTCCAAAATGATAATCTCTGTATCCGGGTCCATGCTTAGTACAGTCAGTGGTAAACCAATATGGTTGTTGAAGTTTCCTTGTGTCTTGTGCACTTTGAACGTCGTTGAGAGCATGGCATCCACGATGTCCTTCGTTGTCGTCTTACCATTACTGCCTGTGATGCCAACAATAGCAGCTTTATTCTCCGTTAGATAAGCAGATGCGAGTGCTTGCAGTGCAACAAGGGTGTCGTCAACAACAATGACAGCGCCTTGTGGAGGAATACCATGATCCTTTTGCCAGATCGCCCCTGCAGCCCCCTTCTCTAGACAGGCTTGCACAAATTCGTGTCCGTCAAACCTTTCACCCACTAGCGGGATAAACAAACTGCCTTCCAGGGGTTTACGCGAATCGGTAAACACCCCTTCGACCATTACATTGCCATGAGCAGCAACGTCACTTAATGTTCCTCCACACATCTCGGCCAATTGTGCCAATGTTCTTTTTATCAATTGGATTTGCCCCTTATCGCTTCTTTGGCTATGATTCGGTCATCAAAATCGGTTTTGGTTGTGCCGATAATCTGATAGGTCTCGTGACCCTTGCCCGCAATCAATACTACATCGGCTGGGCTTGCCATTTCAATAGCTTCATGAATCGCCTGGCGCCGATCCACAATCATCGTATAACGTTCAGCAGGAACGGATTCTTCAATCAGGCCCTGTTCAATGTCTTTGAGAATCAGATCCGGATCTTCTGTCCGTGGATTATCAGAAGTGACGAGTACAAAATCGCTATACATCGCAGCAATCTTACCCATGAGAGGTCGTTTGGTACGATCTCTGTCACCACCACAGCCAAACACACAGATCACACGTCCTTCAGCAAATTCCTTCACCGTCCGCAGTACATTCTCCAGTCCATCCGGTGTATGAGCATAGTCGACAATAACAGCAAATGGCTGCCCTTCGTCAACTCCTTCAACACGTCCATCCACACCCGGAACCGTCTCCAGACTGCGTTTGATCTCTTCCAATGGAACGCCTTCCACCAGCGCTGCTGAGATTGCTGCCATCGCATTGTACACATTGAATTTACCTACCATGCGCAAGCGAATATCCGTGTTGCCTGCAAATGTATCTACGTGGAAAGAAGTTCCCTGAGATGTGATCGAGATTTGGGATGCGCGTACATCTGCCTCTTCACCCATGCCATATGTAATCACTTCAGCTGCAGTCACAGAGATGAAATAAGCCGCAGCCGGATCATCTGCATTGATGACAGCGAATTTACGCTGTGAAGCATCTTCCGTATATCCGTTACCCAGTCGTGCAAAGAACAACCCTTTGGCCCCGCGATATTCCTCCATGGAATGGTGGTAGTCCAGATGATCCTGCGTCAGATTAGTGAATACCGCAGTACGGAAATTCGTTCCCTTTACGCGCCCTTGTTCCAATGCGTGAGAAGAAACTTCCATAACACAGCAGTCCGTCCCCTTCTGAACCATATCATGCAGGCTACGCTGCAGATCAAGCGCCTCTGGTGTCGTTCCTGACATCGGGTAGGTGCGACCGTCATACCGCATTTGAATGGTACCGATCAATCCCGTCTTACGTCCAAAATCGCTCATGATTTTTTCAATCAAATAGGTAGTGGTCGTTTTTCCGTTCGTTCCCGTTACACCAATCATATTCATCTTCTGGCTTGGCGAGTCAAAAAAGAAATCTGCCAGAACAGCCATCGCAAACCGGCTGTCCTTCACCAGCAATTGTGGTACAGGAAGATCCAGCTGACGTTCAACCACCAATGCGACTGCACCGGCATGGACAGCTTTTTCTGCATAATCATGACCATCTACCGTATGTCCCGGAAGACAGATAAACAGATCACCCGGTTTTACCTGCCGGGAATCTGTCTGAAGGTTTTGGCATTCTGTATTCGATTCGCCCACGAGGCGGGCGGTGGTCAGCATCGATGCAAATTGTTTTAAAAGCACATGAATAACCTCACTTTTCCAATTATACTTCTGTTTTAGCATATGTCTGTATTTATTAATATCGTCAATACAACCAAATAATGAAACGCGCTTGGATGAATTTTGTTGCGCTTGAAGACACAAACTGCTCCAAAGCCCCATTATTCACCCTTTGTGTGGTCATGCGCATCGTTCAGAACATCCCCCATGTAAATGCGGATGGTTGAACCCTGCTCTACCCTTGCCCCAGGCTTAGGCGCCTGATTAATCACGTATTTTCCACTGCCGGACTTCGCCAGCATAAAGTTCATGTTCAGGTCTTCATACAGATCTTCGACTGTAGCTCCTGTCAGATCTGGAACCGTCACGATTTTGGTCTCACCATATTTGTATTCTTTGGCGACCTGATCCTTCCGAACAGGGACATTCATGTAATGCAGTGCATCTTCAAGAATGTTCTGTACAATCGGGGCGGCAACCACACCTCCGAACTGAATTCCTTTGGGATTATCCACTGCGGTATAGACCACAATCTGAGGGTCATCAGCGGGTGCAAATCCGATAAAGGATACGATATGCTCGGTAGAGGAATAACGTCCGTTGATGACTTTCTGGGCTGTACCTGTTTTGCCACCGACCCGGTATCCATCAATGAACGCTGGACGTCCGGTTCCTTTCGCAACAACACTCTCGAGTGCTTCACGTACTTGCTTGGATGTATTCTCCGAGATCACCTGACGAACCAGCTCCGGCTTGGCTTCTTCCATGACTTCTCCCGTTACTGGATGGACCCACGCTTTCGTAACATATGGCTTGTAAAGTTTACCCCCATTGATGGCCGCTGACACAGCCGCTACTTGCTGAATAGGTGTAACCGATACACCTTGACCAAAAGCAGTCGTTGCAAGTTCGACAGGTCCTACTCTCGACAGTTTGAACAGAATTCCACTGGCTTCTCCACTGAGATCAATACCCGTTTTGGTACCAAAGCCAAAGTCTTTAATATAAGAGAAGAGCGATTCTTTTCCCAGTCTCTGCCCCAGAGCTACAAATCCCGGGTTGCATGAGTTCTCCACCACTTGCAGGAAGGTCTGACTTCCGTGGCCGCCCTTTTTCCAGCAACGCAGACGGGCTCCACCCACCTCAACATATCCGGGATCAAAAAATTGATCCTGTTGCAGATTGACCTTTTTCTCTTCAAGCGCTGCTGCCAAGGTAATGATCTTGAACGTAGAACCCGGTTCGTACGTCATCCAGATCGGTAAATTCCGATTGTATATCTCCGCGGGATATTGCTGATAATCGGCCGGTTCGTATCCCGGTCTGCTCGACATACCCAAAATTTCACCCGTTTTGGGATTCATCGCTATAGCCAGTGCTGAGTTCGCCTGGAACTTCACCATGGCCTGGTCCAGTTCTCTCTCCATGATGGACTGAATCGATTTATCAATGGTCAGCTTGAGGTTAAGACCGTCCTTCGGTTCCACATACTTCTCGGATGAGCCCGGCATTAGCCTTCCGGCCGCATCGGACAAGTAGGACACACTGCCATTCAAACCATTCAGCTTATCATCATATTTCTTCTCGACGCCCGTTAAGCCCTGATTATCAATCCCCGTAAATCCGAGAATATGGGCAGCCAGATCATCATAGGGATAAAAACGTTTATTGTCCTCAGCAACAACGATACCCGGAAGCTTCAAATCACGGATGCGCTGAGCTTTCTCCATCGTAATTTTGCGGCCGCCGGGTTGTAATCGTACAATGAGTTCACGTTTCTTGATGGTTGCCAGCACTTTCTCTTCCGTCATCCCCAGTAATGGAGCAAGCGCTCGGGCTGTCGTTTCAGCTTCCTTGACTTGTGCCGGGATAGCCATAATGGTCGGTGTGGTCACATTATAGGCCAGAGAGGTTCCATTTCGATCCAGGATCTCCCCTCGCTTGGCAGAGTAAGGAATATTACGACGCCAGGATTCTTCTGCTTTTGCTGACAATTCAGGGCCTTGCCCGAGCTGTACATAAGCAAGCCTGATTACCAAGGCCGAAAATAACAAAACTAAAACCACTAAACTCCATAGCAACCTGCGACGCAGATTTACGCTTGATCCCTTCACGAAAAGATCCCCCCACTCGTCCCAAAATCATGATCTCGTTCCATTCATGAATATTCAGGACAACCGGGGGTTAGAACAAGCTGTCAGAGCTCCCTATGGTAGTGAAGCCCCGTTTGTTGCTGGATCATCAGAGGATTCGGATTCATTGGCAGGAGCCTTATTGTTATCCGTTTCGTCTTTTCCGTCGGTTTTACCTTCTGCTCCCGAAGTGTCTTGTTCCTTCCCTTCGGTTTCTGACGACGGATCAGAAGAGATTGGAGCCTCATCTGCTATGCCGGTAACTGCGGCTTTGGCAGTCTGCAAATTCAGCTGGACGGTTCTCTGCTCACCTGCTACCTGCTCAGTTTGCTTCACGACATACCCTTCACCCTTGACCGTAACTCCCACTTTCATGAGAGAAAGTACTTCCAGAGCATCCCGGAGGGATTCACCTGTTAGATCTGGAATCTTCATCTTGCTGCTTTCTTCCGTAAGCAGATAGATTCGTTGGCCTGGATTCATGGATGCCCCAGCAACCGGATACTGCCGAATTACATTATCCCCTTGACCAAGCGTCACATAAGCAATACCCGCGCTTAGAAGCTGGCTTCTGGCCTGTTTGGCTGTCTTACCACTCAGGTCCGGTGCCTTGGCTTGCACGACAGGAACTTCTTTTGACTTTTTGTCAGCGGTTTTGGCTGTATCCTTGGGAACTCCCATATACTGAAGCGTTTGGCTCACAATTTTTTTGAATACCGGGGCAGCTGCAGTTCCTCCCCCAATGTTGGTTCCATCCGGTTGGTCAATGACAACAAGTATAGCAATCTTCGGATTATTCACAGGTGCAAATCCAATAAACGATACAACGTCTTTCGACTTGCTATATTCCCCGTTAACAACCTTTCTTGCTGTACCTGTCTTACCAGCTACACGGTAACCCTCGATATAAGCGTTACGACCGGTACCAATCGTTTGGTCTGCAACCACTTGTTCCAGATAACCGCTCACCAGTTTGGAAGATTCCTTGGAAATCACCTGACGAACCACTTTAGGTTTGATCACTTCCGTAGTTCCGTCATTCGGGTTCTTGATCTCCCTCACCAGATGTGGCTCCAATAATTTGCCGCCATTAGCAATTGCCGAGATCGCTGCGACCTGTTGAATTGGTGTTACCTGTACGAGACCGTGACCGTAAGCAGCAGTAGCAATCTCGGATTTGTAAACCAACGGCTTGATCGGTGAAGCTGCCTCACTCGGCAGATCAATACCTGTCTTTTTACCAAAACCGAATTCGTCTATGTAATGACGCAGACGTTCACCACCAAGCATGTTGTAACCCAAGTTAACAAAGGCAATGTTACTTGACCGTTTGACACCTTCGAGATAAGAGATCCAACCATAGGAATGACCATTATCGCTAATCGGGAATCCACCGATATACATGCGTTTGGATTCAAAACTTGCATTCGGATCGAAGAGTTTTTCTTCCACAGCTCCTGCCAGTGTAACGATTTTGAATGTAGACCCTGGCTCATAGATGGATTGCGTCGCATGATTAATAAAGTTCTTTTGATCAGGCGTACTGCCGTACGTATTAGGATTAAAGGTTGGCCAGTTCGCCATCCCCAGAATCTCCATTGTGCTCGGGTCTGCAGCAATGACCGTCATGCTCAGTGGGTTATACTTGGCAACGGCTTCTTTCATTGCATCCTCAATGTAGAACTGGATCGTATCATCGATCGTCAGCGTGAGGTTTTTCCCGTTCTGTGGTGGCAGATAGTTGTCCTGTGAATCCGGAAGTTTGATGCCTTTGGCATCCTTCTGATAATTCAGATACCCGTCTGTACCTGTCAGTGCTTCATCATATGAGACTTCAAGTCCATTGACAGCCTTTCCGTCACGGCTCATATATCCCAAGAGATGAGAAGCAAGTGTTTCTTCGGGGTAAAAACGCTTGGACTCTTGAGCCATTACGATTGCATTACGCGCCTTATATTCCTCTTGCAATTCTTCACGCAACTCATTGACTTTTGCGGCAAGCTCAGGACTGATCTTATATCCTTCACTGCGTACTTCCCGCTGCTGATAGAAATTTCCATCTTTATTTTTGGCTGTGACAAGAGCGCGCATCTCACTCTCATTTTTCCCTAGAAGGGTAGAGAGCTTCTCCGTGACAACATCCTGTATGCCGAGTTCATCGATCAAGAGAGGATTGACCGAAACCGTATACGCAGGCGCATCGGTAGCCAGAACGTTACCATTTCGATCTGTAATTGTTCCACGTGCAGCCTTAATGGTCTGTTCCCGCTCTACTAAACCGGCCGCCCGTTCCTGCCATACACCGCCATTCACAACTTGAATGAAAAAGATTCGGGTTACGAGTACAAGAAAAAAGAGGGTAATACATCCCCCTATTAGCAACGTGCGCATCTTTATTCTTTTTATCATCGGAACACCTCTTTACTTACTGCTTGTATTCGAGGACGATTCAGCACCTGTTGATTTCGTACTTGTGGAGCGAGGTACAAAAATGACATCCTTACCGGAAGCTTCAACATAACCAAGCTGTTTTGCATTTTCGATGACCTGATTGTTCAATGTTTCTTTTTCCACTTGCAGGTCTGCAATCGTCTTCTCATACCCCTTGATATCCGAAATAGTGGACTGTGCCTGCTTGTTCAGATCATAGATATGAGCATAACGAGACATCAGGGCTCCTCCAACAAGGATCACTGCAACCAGGGTAATCAGATACAAAATCTTCTCGCGTGCCGGAAGACCCGTACGACGGGTCACCACTTTGGTGGTTTCTTTGTATCGTTGCTGGGTCACACGTTCCTGGGACGCTTTTTCTTTTACGGCGAGATTACCACGTGTATATGCCATACTCCGATTCTCTCCTCCACTCTTGATCTACAATTTCTCGGCTACGCGCAGCTTGGCTGAACGAGCACGTGAATTTTCAGCCAATTCCGTTTCTGTTGGAATCAGCGGTTTTCTGTTAATTAAACGCAGGGACCCCTTGCCCCCACATACACACAACGGAAAATCGGGTGGACACGTACATTTCTCCAGATAACTGCTTAAAATCTGTTTACATATCCGATCCTCAAGGGAGTGGAAGGTAATAACAGATACACGTCCTCCTGGTGCAAGACAACGAACAGCCTGATGTAGTCCTTCTTCAAACGCACCCAACTCATCGTTGACGGCAATTCGTAATGCCTGGAAGCTGCGTTTGGCAGGATGTCCACCGGTACGGCGAGCTGCCGCCGGAATGCCTTCCTTGATCAGTTCCACTAGTTCACCCGTGGTCTCAATGGTAGACTGAGCTCGTTTACCGACGATAACACGGGCAATTCTTCTGGAAAACTTCTCTTCACCATAGCGATACAAAATTCGGGCAATCTCTTCTTCTGGCCATTCATTCACAATCTCTTTGGCCGTCAGCATGGCATCCTGGTCCATTCGCATATCGAGCGGAGCATCGTGATTGTAGCTGAATCCACGTTCTCCTTCATCAAATTGCGGAGATGAAACACCCAAGTCATACAAGATACCATCGACCTGTGGTACGCCATCCTTCATTGGTACATCCAGATCCTTGAGCACCTGTTCCAGATCTCTAAAATTGGTTTTCACCAATGTTACACGTTCTCCATAGGCAGCGAGCTTCTCGCGAGCATTATCCAAAGCCCAATCATCCTGATCAAGTGCGATCAGACGTCCCCCTGGACCGAGCTTGGAAGCAATCACGGAGCTATGTCCGCCACCGCCTAAAGTGCAGTCCACGTATATACCGTCCTGCTTGATGTTTAATCCCTCTGTTGCCTCTTCTTTGAGTACGGTTATGTGGTGAAACAACCTGCACCCCTCCTGACTTTATAAATCAAAATTAAAATCGACCAGCTTTTCGGCAATGTCGTTGAATGCTTCTTCGGATTGATTGAAATAACTCTCCCATATGCCTTTGCTCCAAATCTCCACCCGGTTCGACACGCCAAGAACAACACAATCCTTGTCCAGCTTGGCATACTCTCTTAAATTGCCCGGCAGATTTACCCTGCCCTGTTTGTCCAGTTCACATTCGGTTGCACCCGAGAAAAAAAACCGGGTAAACGCACGTGCATCAGATTTCATCAATGGCAGTGCTTTGAGCTTCTGTTCCATGACCCCCCACTCCTCCATGGGGTACACGAAAAGACACTGGTCCAAACCCCGTGTGACAACGAAAGACGGTCCCAGAGATTCGCGGAATTTAGCCGGAATGATAACCCGACCCTTATCATCAATGCTATGTTGGAACTCCCCCATAAACATTGGCCCACTCACTCCTCACCCGTTTCTCCCACTTTGCCCCACTTTCCACCACCTAAGCATAATAGATTCGCACAAAAAAATCAAAACCCTTCTTGCAATACTTGATTTTTTGATTTTTCAACATAAAAAAACGTCTTTGATCCTGTCACTCAGGATCAAAGACGTTTCCCGTAAACGGGCAATCGTATGTCTACCCGCACATGAGCCATATCATCAATAAACCATTCTATACCCTTTGAATCATTTCATCAGCTTGTAATTAATGGATAAAGCTTAAAATTTCCAACTATCCAGGTATTTTTCCTGTTCTA from Paenibacillus sp. FSL R5-0341 harbors:
- a CDS encoding UDP-N-acetylmuramoyl-L-alanyl-D-glutamate--2,6-diaminopimelate ligase, whose translation is MLLKQFASMLTTARLVGESNTECQNLQTDSRQVKPGDLFICLPGHTVDGHDYAEKAVHAGAVALVVERQLDLPVPQLLVKDSRFAMAVLADFFFDSPSQKMNMIGVTGTNGKTTTTYLIEKIMSDFGRKTGLIGTIQMRYDGRTYPMSGTTPEALDLQRSLHDMVQKGTDCCVMEVSSHALEQGRVKGTNFRTAVFTNLTQDHLDYHHSMEEYRGAKGLFFARLGNGYTEDASQRKFAVINADDPAAAYFISVTAAEVITYGMGEEADVRASQISITSQGTSFHVDTFAGNTDIRLRMVGKFNVYNAMAAISAALVEGVPLEEIKRSLETVPGVDGRVEGVDEGQPFAVIVDYAHTPDGLENVLRTVKEFAEGRVICVFGCGGDRDRTKRPLMGKIAAMYSDFVLVTSDNPRTEDPDLILKDIEQGLIEESVPAERYTMIVDRRQAIHEAIEMASPADVVLIAGKGHETYQIIGTTKTDFDDRIIAKEAIRGKSN
- the mraY gene encoding phospho-N-acetylmuramoyl-pentapeptide-transferase; the encoded protein is MDFQVLLLTIGVSFILAVIAAPLLIPLLRRMKFGQQVREDGPQSHLKKSGTPTMGGVVILVAFTLAFLKFSAVKNTDFYVLLVATLGFGLIGFLDDYIKIVFKRSLGLTARQKMLGQLFFSAVMCFLLIQNGHSTAISIPGTSFSFDWTGWFYYPFVVFMMLAITNAVNFTDGLDGLLSGVSAIAFGAFAIVAMQATSMPAAVCAAAMIGAVLGFLVYNAHPAKVFMGDTGSLGIGGAIGAVAIVTKTELLFVIIGGIFVIEILSVIIQVVSFKTRGKRVFKMSPIHHHFELSGWSEWRVVITFWAVGAILAALGLYLNKGL
- the rsmH gene encoding 16S rRNA (cytosine(1402)-N(4))-methyltransferase RsmH — encoded protein: MFHHITVLKEEATEGLNIKQDGIYVDCTLGGGGHSSVIASKLGPGGRLIALDQDDWALDNAREKLAAYGERVTLVKTNFRDLEQVLKDLDVPMKDGVPQVDGILYDLGVSSPQFDEGERGFSYNHDAPLDMRMDQDAMLTAKEIVNEWPEEEIARILYRYGEEKFSRRIARVIVGKRAQSTIETTGELVELIKEGIPAAARRTGGHPAKRSFQALRIAVNDELGAFEEGLHQAVRCLAPGGRVSVITFHSLEDRICKQILSSYLEKCTCPPDFPLCVCGGKGSLRLINRKPLIPTETELAENSRARSAKLRVAEKL
- the mraZ gene encoding division/cell wall cluster transcriptional repressor MraZ; this encodes MFMGEFQHSIDDKGRVIIPAKFRESLGPSFVVTRGLDQCLFVYPMEEWGVMEQKLKALPLMKSDARAFTRFFFSGATECELDKQGRVNLPGNLREYAKLDKDCVVLGVSNRVEIWSKGIWESYFNQSEEAFNDIAEKLVDFNFDL
- the murF gene encoding UDP-N-acetylmuramoyl-tripeptide--D-alanyl-D-alanine ligase; amino-acid sequence: MKRTLAQLAEMCGGTLSDVAAHGNVMVEGVFTDSRKPLEGSLFIPLVGERFDGHEFVQACLEKGAAGAIWQKDHGIPPQGAVIVVDDTLVALQALASAYLTENKAAIVGITGSNGKTTTKDIVDAMLSTTFKVHKTQGNFNNHIGLPLTVLSMDPDTEIIILEMGMSGRGEINDLSVIAQPDVAVITNIGESHLLQLGSRLEIARAKSEIAAGMKADGLLIYNGDEPLIAQVLEEPATKQPKGLQRFTFGLETDNDDYPTGLMNAQNGVVFTTKQYGDHAFTLPLLGTHNVVNCLAALAVARHFGVITEQIAAGLSRLKLTGMRIEVTQGVSGLTLLNDAYNASPTSMKAAIDVLEGLKGYRMKVAVLGDMLELGPQEQDLHYGIGEYITPAKMDMVLVYGPLSANIAEGARKQMPAEAVHAFIDKEEMTRYLLEKLHPRDVVLFKASRGMKLEDVVEALQIAPLQNRVD
- a CDS encoding stage V sporulation protein D, with product MKGSSVNLRRRLLWSLVVLVLLFSALVIRLAYVQLGQGPELSAKAEESWRRNIPYSAKRGEILDRNGTSLAYNVTTPTIMAIPAQVKEAETTARALAPLLGMTEEKVLATIKKRELIVRLQPGGRKITMEKAQRIRDLKLPGIVVAEDNKRFYPYDDLAAHILGFTGIDNQGLTGVEKKYDDKLNGLNGSVSYLSDAAGRLMPGSSEKYVEPKDGLNLKLTIDKSIQSIMERELDQAMVKFQANSALAIAMNPKTGEILGMSSRPGYEPADYQQYPAEIYNRNLPIWMTYEPGSTFKIITLAAALEEKKVNLQQDQFFDPGYVEVGGARLRCWKKGGHGSQTFLQVVENSCNPGFVALGQRLGKESLFSYIKDFGFGTKTGIDLSGEASGILFKLSRVGPVELATTAFGQGVSVTPIQQVAAVSAAINGGKLYKPYVTKAWVHPVTGEVMEEAKPELVRQVISENTSKQVREALESVVAKGTGRPAFIDGYRVGGKTGTAQKVINGRYSSTEHIVSFIGFAPADDPQIVVYTAVDNPKGIQFGGVVAAPIVQNILEDALHYMNVPVRKDQVAKEYKYGETKIVTVPDLTGATVEDLYEDLNMNFMLAKSGSGKYVINQAPKPGARVEQGSTIRIYMGDVLNDAHDHTKGE
- a CDS encoding penicillin-binding transpeptidase domain-containing protein codes for the protein MIKRIKMRTLLIGGCITLFFLVLVTRIFFIQVVNGGVWQERAAGLVEREQTIKAARGTITDRNGNVLATDAPAYTVSVNPLLIDELGIQDVVTEKLSTLLGKNESEMRALVTAKNKDGNFYQQREVRSEGYKISPELAAKVNELREELQEEYKARNAIVMAQESKRFYPEETLASHLLGYMSRDGKAVNGLEVSYDEALTGTDGYLNYQKDAKGIKLPDSQDNYLPPQNGKNLTLTIDDTIQFYIEDAMKEAVAKYNPLSMTVIAADPSTMEILGMANWPTFNPNTYGSTPDQKNFINHATQSIYEPGSTFKIVTLAGAVEEKLFDPNASFESKRMYIGGFPISDNGHSYGWISYLEGVKRSSNIAFVNLGYNMLGGERLRHYIDEFGFGKKTGIDLPSEAASPIKPLVYKSEIATAAYGHGLVQVTPIQQVAAISAIANGGKLLEPHLVREIKNPNDGTTEVIKPKVVRQVISKESSKLVSGYLEQVVADQTIGTGRNAYIEGYRVAGKTGTARKVVNGEYSKSKDVVSFIGFAPVNNPKIAILVVIDQPDGTNIGGGTAAAPVFKKIVSQTLQYMGVPKDTAKTADKKSKEVPVVQAKAPDLSGKTAKQARSQLLSAGIAYVTLGQGDNVIRQYPVAGASMNPGQRIYLLTEESSKMKIPDLTGESLRDALEVLSLMKVGVTVKGEGYVVKQTEQVAGEQRTVQLNLQTAKAAVTGIADEAPISSDPSSETEGKEQDTSGAEGKTDGKDETDNNKAPANESESSDDPATNGASLP